One part of the Halopenitus persicus genome encodes these proteins:
- a CDS encoding NYN domain-containing protein — protein MDADADGDAGPSTTTVGGPHVERTPGVALFVDGPNVLREEFDVDLDDVRAAAAAEGALVTARLYLDEHATPGLIQAAEARGYEVVITSGDVDVKLAVDATRFAAEGRMTTLAIASRDTDFKPVVETANGYGVRTVAIAPGEFGRSDALRNAATDSITLDGDLVE, from the coding sequence ATGGATGCGGACGCCGACGGGGATGCGGGACCGAGCACGACGACGGTCGGGGGCCCCCACGTCGAACGGACGCCCGGCGTAGCGCTGTTCGTCGACGGGCCGAACGTCCTGCGCGAGGAGTTCGACGTCGACCTGGACGACGTCCGGGCGGCGGCGGCCGCCGAGGGGGCGCTCGTGACCGCCCGCCTGTACCTCGACGAGCACGCGACGCCGGGGCTGATCCAGGCGGCGGAGGCGCGCGGCTACGAGGTCGTCATCACCTCCGGCGACGTCGACGTGAAGCTGGCCGTCGACGCCACCCGGTTCGCCGCCGAGGGTCGGATGACGACCCTCGCGATCGCCTCCCGCGACACCGACTTCAAGCCGGTCGTGGAGACGGCCAACGGCTACGGCGTGCGAACCGTGGCGATCGCGCCCGGCGAGTTCGGGCGGTCGGACGCCCTCCGGAACGCCGCGACCGACTCGATCACCCTCGACGGCGACCTCGTGGAGTGA